TTTGCATTTTCACGTTCCTTAGGGATGGTGAAGAAAGAGGTCAAAGGTTATTTTATGTTGGGTTACGACGATATTTATTCTATCCAATATTTCGGAAAAAATCTTTATCCGTACTGGAATAAAAACGGCAATAAGGATATTTACAGTTTGTTCTCTTCAGCTAAAAAAGAATATAAATCCATTAAAAAATCTTGTGATGACTTTGACAATTCATTGATGATAGCTGCAGCAAAAAGCGGAGGGCAAAAATATGCAGAACTTTGCGCCTTAGCATACAGGCAGTCTATTTCAGCACATAAACTTGTGCAAGCTCCTAATGGAGATTTATTGTTTTTGTCGAAGGAAAATTTTAGTAGCGGATCTATTGCAACAGTTGACGTTACTTACCCCTCAGCGCCCTTATTCCTATTATACAATGTGGAATTATTAAAAGGAATGTTAAATCCTATCTTCTATTATGTAGAAAGTGGAAAGTGGAAAGAATCATATGCTCCACATGATATTGGCATTTATCCCATAGCTAACGGACAAATTTCACAAACTTTGTTACCTGTGGAAGAATCAGGAAATATGCTAATTTTGACAGCTGCCATTGCTACGATGGAAGGAAATGCTCAATATGCACAAAAACACTGGAAGACACTTTCGAAATGGGCGGATTTTCTAGTAGAAAAGGGATTTGATCCTGAAAATCAGGAAAATACGGATGTTTTTACGGGTTTTTCCGCTCATAATGCTAATCTTTCAATTAAGGCTATTCAAGGGATTGCTTCATATGGTCGGTTGGCTGATATGCTGGGTCAGAATGATGCAGCTCAAAAATATACTGCTTTAGCCAGAGCAATGGCGTTAAAATGGGTAAAATTAGCAGATGACGGAGATCATTACCGTTTTGCTTTTGATCAACCCGGTACGTGGAGTCAGAAATATAATTTGGTGTGGGATAAAATATTGAAAATTAATGTCTTCCCTCATGAAGTTCCTGAAAAAGAAGTAGCATATTATTTAAGTAGACAAAATATTTATGGTCTGCCTTTAGATAGTAAACATCAATATACTAAAGCAGACTGGATAGTGTGGTCAGCTACTTTATCTCGTAATAAATCTGATTTTCAGCAATTTATAAATCCGCTTTATAAATTTGTAAATGAAACAACAGATAGAATCCCTATGTCTGATTGGTATTGGACAGATAAACCGGAACACGTAGCCTTTAGGGCGCGTTCAGTACTTGGGGGGTATTTCATTAAAATGATGGAAGATAAAATAATTTCCCAATGCGATTAATATTATTATTCTATGTTTTTTATAAATTTAATCTTTTAAGATTTTGAGAAGAATAGTTAATATAATATTTTTTTCCTTCATTTGCTTTATTAATTCTTATTCTAAAGATTCAGCAGGTGGGCTCTTATTTACTTCGAGTGCAGAAAAAGTAGATAAAAGAACCTCTATGTTAATCTTTTCCGACAAACTCCAAAAGATAGAGAACTCTTTCAATGTAAGTTTTGATTTGTCTATATGGGACATTCAGCAATTTGGACATATTTTTAGGGTAATTGATAAACAAAAAAAAGAAGTTGAGTTTGTTTTTGTCAATTTTTATGGCGTGGACAATATGTATCTTGATTTTCATAGTCCGATTACTCATAAATCTGTTCAAATTCCTATAACCAAGGAAACTATTGAGAAGAAAAAACTTTTACATTTTGATATTGATTTTGATCTGAAAAAAGATAAAGCAAATATTGTTCTGAACGATTCAGTATATACTTGTGCTCCTATAGGATTAGAAAATCCATCTTTTTTACAATTTGCCTTTGGACTTTACGGATTAAATCTTGATGTGCCTCAAATGCTGATTAAAAATCTAAAAATTCAAGCCGGTAATGGAAAATCCTATTTTTTCCCTTTAAAA
The genomic region above belongs to uncultured Paludibacter sp. and contains:
- a CDS encoding conserved hypothetical protein (Evidence 4 : Unknown function but conserved in other organisms), with amino-acid sequence MKRLFYLFFILAAFACKEQEAPRVISQLRAPAYPLINIDTYTNAWLFGDTLYNGQLSHWTGKEFPLLGAVQVDGKVYRFMGTEKKMLKSILKTAESEKWNAKYITKSPIGNWKSKDYNDKNWNEGKGAFGLRSSSSAISTKWENENIWVRREFVLDRDLSNAKVYLEYSHDDDVEIYINGIEVVKINDRCQDNAFLELSKEVTASLVKGKNIIAAYCKNKVGDAYLDFGLCEDLHTNPVFPHTAIQKSVTVLPTQTIYNFACGAVNLELTFTAPLLLDNLELLSRPINYITYKISSNDSKSHTVNLYLEGGTSWALNVFNQPSVTETLEKDNLLFLKTGSKEQKILGKKGDNICIDWGYFYLATDKKNTRSASGNCYLMRKEFLEAGVLSTNKSVSPDEQNSFAFSRSLGMVKKEVKGYFMLGYDDIYSIQYFGKNLYPYWNKNGNKDIYSLFSSAKKEYKSIKKSCDDFDNSLMIAAAKSGGQKYAELCALAYRQSISAHKLVQAPNGDLLFLSKENFSSGSIATVDVTYPSAPLFLLYNVELLKGMLNPIFYYVESGKWKESYAPHDIGIYPIANGQISQTLLPVEESGNMLILTAAIATMEGNAQYAQKHWKTLSKWADFLVEKGFDPENQENTDVFTGFSAHNANLSIKAIQGIASYGRLADMLGQNDAAQKYTALARAMALKWVKLADDGDHYRFAFDQPGTWSQKYNLVWDKILKINVFPHEVPEKEVAYYLSRQNIYGLPLDSKHQYTKADWIVWSATLSRNKSDFQQFINPLYKFVNETTDRIPMSDWYWTDKPEHVAFRARSVLGGYFIKMMEDKIISQCD